ACGGATGACGCACGGGGTCACACCACGGAGCGGTTGCCGCGGGCGGTCAGTGGGGCGCCTACTGGGACCGGCTCGGACCGCTCGGCCGGCACCTCTGGATCCCCCTGCTGTTCCTGCTGTGGACCGCCCTCGTCTTCCTCGCGCCGTCACCGCTGACGACGGCCTACGTCTGGTGTGCCGTCCCACTGGCCCGCGCGGCCCTGCGCGCGCTCGGTCGCCGCTCCGCGATGGTCACGGTCGCCGTGCTCACCTTCGTGCTCGTCGACGCACTCGTCCAGTCCACGGGCCGGTTCGACCCGGAGGTCGTCCTCGTTCCGGTGGCGGCCGTCTGGGGAACCGTCGCCCTCTACCGCGGCCAGCAGCGGGACGCCGCGATCCGCCAGCGCCTCGTCGAGGAACTGCGGGAGGCCGGAGGTGACACGGACCCGTCTCCGTGCCGGGGCCGACGGCCTGGGCAGCAACCTCGCCGAGACCCGCCGGATGATCCGGGACCTGACCCCGCCCACCGTCGCCGAGGCCGGCCTCGAAGGCGCGCTACGGCTGCCGTGCGACCGTTCGCGTCAGGAAGGTGCCGTGGCCCGGGTGCGTTCCGCTCACTCGGAACGCATCAGCCCGCCCTCGACGACCAGGCCGCCACCACCCTGCTCCGCATCGCCCAGAACGCCCTGGCGAACGTACGCGAACACGCCCACGCGGTGGACGTAGTGGTCACCTTCCACCGGCACCCCGATCGTGTCGAACTCGAAGTGAGCGACGACGGAGTCGGGTTCGACCCGGCCGCCACGTTCGCGGGCGAGCGCGCGCCGGGCGCCGTCCGGACGGACCGCGGATTCGGCCTCCCGGCCGCTCGCGCGCGCCTGCGTGAGTGCGGGGGCGACCTCGACGTCAGCAGCGCACCCGGCCGGGGCACCATGATCCGCGCGTCGGTGAGCGTACGGCCCCGACCGCGGCCGGTCGAGCCGTCGTTCGCACCGGCGACCGCCCGATGACCGCCGCACCGCTGCGCGTGTTGATCGAGGCGGGCCCCCGCCGGAGGAACTGTTCCGGGCGGTCCGCACCGCGGCCGGGGGCTCCATGGGACTCGCCGCAGAGATCGTCGGCGAACTGGTCGGCCAAGTGGTCGACCCGGAGCAGGACTTGAGCCATCGCGAGATCGAGGTCGTCCGGCTGCTGGCCGAGGGGCGCAGCAACCGGGCCATCGCCGAGGCGCTGTACCTCAGCGAGGCCACGGTCAAGACCCAGCTCGTGCGCGTGTATCGCAATCTCAGGGTCGACAATCGGGCGGCGGCCGTGTCGGAGGCCGTGCGCAGGGGACTGCTCGAACTCACCTGACACACAAGGAGTT
This portion of the Streptomyces mirabilis genome encodes:
- a CDS encoding sensor histidine kinase; its protein translation is MVTVAVLTFVLVDALVQSTGRFDPEVVLVPVAAVWGTVALYRGQQRDAAIRQRLVEELREAGGDTDPSPCRGRRPGQQPRRDPPDDPGPDPAHRRRGRPRRRATAAVRPFASGRCRGPGAFRSLGTHQPALDDQAATTLLRIAQNALANVREHAHAVDVVVTFHRHPDRVELEVSDDGVGFDPAATFAGERAPGAVRTDRGFGLPAARARLRECGGDLDVSSAPGRGTMIRASVSVRPRPRPVEPSFAPATAR